The Vallitalea okinawensis genome window below encodes:
- a CDS encoding sugar ABC transporter substrate-binding protein, protein MSLVLFTLSLVVLLIACSESKDVDIAMADTEDQGQEEVITISAWTKGAELTRISNLEEAAEELSEFLRQQGEKTIVKVEGYAFEGNWEEYRQQFILEFESGNGPDVYTIGHDEIPWLAKGDYIQPVDEIKESEAYSDVYDTLWQAVTWKGQTWGALQDTEARPVFVNVKILRQLGWTDKEIEELPLQVLKGEFTLSDMMKVAEEAVSQGLSTYGIIHRPLNGPDFYMLAKGFGTELYDPLEDKFVFDEEGLLKTLYYFEQLVNRELAPPNLMNMSSEEVHQLSIQGDTLFYHGGIWNVFNYVEQGADYDEMLEQFDFMLVPAAQQGGKPLTLSRPLIYTLSSQTQERELCIQLLEQVASPQYQAKHAIETSHLPINRSTAQLEEFKADEYLSSIAYTLDYTTLLPKNENYLVFSEALYDAIKSIENGSQSKEKALENMKNKLIDQLGDEIIIE, encoded by the coding sequence ATGAGCTTAGTGCTTTTTACATTGAGTTTAGTAGTATTATTAATAGCATGCTCAGAGAGTAAAGATGTTGATATTGCTATGGCTGATACAGAAGATCAAGGTCAAGAAGAAGTAATTACCATAAGTGCGTGGACTAAAGGCGCAGAGTTAACTAGAATTTCTAACTTAGAAGAAGCTGCTGAAGAATTAAGTGAGTTTTTACGTCAACAAGGAGAGAAGACTATTGTAAAAGTTGAAGGATACGCTTTCGAAGGAAACTGGGAAGAGTATCGGCAGCAATTTATTCTAGAATTTGAATCAGGTAATGGACCAGATGTTTATACCATAGGACATGATGAAATTCCTTGGTTAGCAAAAGGGGATTACATCCAACCTGTAGATGAGATTAAAGAATCTGAAGCATATAGCGACGTGTATGATACACTTTGGCAAGCTGTTACTTGGAAGGGGCAAACATGGGGAGCGTTACAAGATACGGAAGCAAGACCCGTTTTTGTTAATGTGAAAATCTTAAGACAATTAGGGTGGACGGATAAAGAAATTGAAGAGTTGCCACTTCAGGTATTAAAAGGAGAGTTTACTCTTAGTGATATGATGAAGGTAGCGGAAGAAGCAGTTAGTCAAGGACTGAGCACATATGGCATTATCCATCGACCATTAAATGGACCAGATTTTTATATGCTGGCAAAAGGTTTTGGAACTGAGTTATATGACCCATTAGAAGATAAGTTTGTCTTTGATGAGGAAGGACTTCTAAAAACGCTTTATTACTTTGAGCAGTTAGTGAATAGAGAACTAGCACCTCCAAATCTTATGAACATGAGCAGTGAAGAAGTACATCAATTAAGTATTCAGGGAGACACTTTGTTCTATCACGGTGGAATTTGGAATGTATTCAACTATGTTGAACAAGGTGCTGATTATGATGAGATGTTAGAGCAATTTGATTTCATGCTTGTTCCAGCAGCTCAACAAGGAGGTAAACCCTTAACTTTATCAAGACCTTTGATTTATACCTTATCATCACAAACACAAGAGAGGGAACTTTGTATTCAACTTCTTGAGCAAGTTGCAAGTCCTCAGTACCAAGCAAAGCATGCTATTGAGACAAGTCATTTACCAATCAATCGTAGTACAGCTCAGTTAGAAGAATTCAAAGCAGATGAGTATTTAAGTTCCATAGCTTATACTTTGGACTATACAACTTTATTACCCAAGAACGAAAACTATCTGGTTTTTTCAGAAGCATTGTATGATGCTATTAAAAGTATTGAGAATGGAAGTCAGAGTAAAGAAAAAGCTCTTGAGAATATGAAAAATAAACTTATTGATCAATTAGGAGATGAGATTATTATTGAATAA
- a CDS encoding AraC family transcriptional regulator: MEYLKIGISHPCSVVGAGHFISNGDWIHPKRTLDNTEIILCTKGTAYIQHGDMKYEVKENESVVLLPDIQHKGYKVSTESVSFYWYHFKGKTEIISEEDAVIDFYKIKSGLQEANEHFAIIPLYQKWSSIHSLTILFNQMMHIYGDNYYSGCAKDYALTSLLIEMTQQTYLQLMNSTKGEQQNRKLIMIIEWIKSHVDAPITYEDVAKAFNYNKNYLNRYFKNQTGMTINHFIHRQRIEKAKEFLFKTDKTIKQIAYEVGYEDEKYFFKVFRKIEGLTPTQYKNVYVKQHINTK, translated from the coding sequence ATGGAATATCTTAAAATAGGTATAAGTCACCCTTGTTCTGTCGTAGGCGCAGGTCATTTTATCTCAAATGGTGATTGGATACACCCAAAACGGACCCTGGATAATACAGAGATTATCCTTTGTACGAAAGGGACAGCATATATTCAACATGGTGATATGAAGTATGAAGTAAAAGAAAATGAGAGCGTTGTGTTGTTACCAGACATTCAGCATAAAGGTTATAAAGTATCAACTGAATCAGTCTCATTTTATTGGTATCATTTTAAGGGGAAAACTGAAATAATTAGCGAAGAAGATGCAGTAATCGATTTTTATAAGATAAAGTCAGGGTTACAAGAGGCTAATGAACATTTTGCTATTATACCTTTATACCAAAAGTGGTCTTCTATTCATAGTCTTACCATACTCTTTAATCAAATGATGCATATATATGGTGATAACTATTATAGTGGATGCGCTAAAGACTATGCTTTAACATCTCTCCTCATAGAAATGACGCAACAGACATACCTGCAATTAATGAATAGTACCAAGGGTGAACAACAAAATAGAAAATTGATCATGATTATTGAATGGATCAAAAGCCATGTAGATGCGCCAATTACTTATGAAGATGTAGCTAAAGCTTTTAACTATAATAAAAATTATCTCAATCGTTATTTTAAAAATCAAACGGGTATGACCATCAATCATTTTATTCATCGTCAAAGAATAGAGAAGGCAAAAGAATTTCTCTTTAAAACAGATAAAACGATTAAGCAAATAGCTTATGAGGTTGGTTATGAAGATGAAAAGTATTTTTTTAAAGTATTTCGAAAGATAGAAGGGCTGACCCCAACTCAATATAAAAATGTCTACGTTAAACAACATATTAATACAAAATGA
- a CDS encoding SPFH domain-containing protein → MGLFDFVKNQLLDVIEWTDNSSNLMVYRFPTQNKEIQMGAQLTVRESQIAIFVNEGQIADVFTPGRYELTTANLPVLTKLKSWKYGFDSPFKSEVYFINTKQFTDEKWGTANPIMMRDADFGMLRLRAFGIYSFKVHDAAKFLKEVFGTNGTYDKDSITGQLKRSIVSGLTDLIAESKIPALDLAMMYDEFSEQALHKLQERFDLFGLKLISFYIENISLPEEVEAVLDKRTSMGVLGDMNKYAQYQTAEAIRDAAQNEGSNFANAGVGLGAGAAIGNMMGNALSQKQSAPSTNQQQVVQQTQSQASLMKKCENCQKDIPEGSKFCSFCGHKTRVENLCIKCQAPLAKGAKFCSECGAKQELTCSNCQAELAPGSKFCLECGTKVD, encoded by the coding sequence GTGGGATTATTTGATTTTGTTAAGAATCAATTATTAGATGTGATTGAGTGGACAGATAATTCGAGTAACCTTATGGTATATCGATTTCCAACACAAAATAAAGAAATTCAAATGGGGGCTCAATTGACAGTACGTGAATCACAAATAGCTATATTTGTTAATGAAGGACAAATAGCTGATGTATTCACACCTGGACGTTATGAATTAACAACTGCTAACTTACCAGTTTTAACGAAACTAAAGTCATGGAAATATGGGTTTGATTCACCTTTTAAGTCAGAGGTTTATTTTATTAATACTAAACAATTTACAGATGAAAAATGGGGAACTGCTAATCCTATTATGATGCGTGATGCCGACTTTGGGATGCTCAGATTACGTGCCTTTGGTATCTATTCCTTTAAGGTACATGACGCAGCTAAATTCCTCAAAGAAGTATTTGGTACTAATGGAACTTATGATAAAGATTCAATAACTGGGCAATTAAAGCGTTCAATTGTGTCGGGGTTAACTGATTTAATTGCAGAGTCTAAGATTCCAGCTCTTGATTTAGCCATGATGTATGATGAGTTCAGTGAGCAAGCATTACATAAATTGCAAGAACGATTTGATCTTTTTGGATTAAAGCTCATCTCTTTTTATATAGAAAATATTTCATTACCAGAAGAAGTCGAAGCGGTACTCGACAAAAGAACTTCAATGGGTGTATTAGGTGATATGAATAAGTATGCCCAATATCAAACGGCTGAAGCTATTCGAGATGCGGCTCAAAATGAAGGTTCTAATTTTGCAAATGCTGGAGTAGGTTTAGGGGCAGGTGCTGCTATAGGTAATATGATGGGTAATGCTTTGAGTCAGAAGCAAAGTGCACCATCAACTAATCAACAGCAAGTTGTACAACAAACCCAATCACAAGCATCTTTAATGAAGAAGTGTGAGAACTGTCAAAAAGATATTCCAGAAGGCAGCAAGTTCTGTAGTTTTTGTGGGCATAAAACACGAGTAGAAAACCTTTGTATTAAGTGCCAGGCACCACTTGCAAAGGGGGCTAAGTTTTGTTCAGAGTGCGGTGCAAAACAGGAATTAACATGTTCCAATTGTCAAGCTGAACTAGCACCAGGATCAAAGTTTTGTCTTGAATGTGGAACGAAAGTAGATTAG
- a CDS encoding methyl-accepting chemotaxis protein, producing the protein MHLKLKGKILSGFLIVCLFIVIGGTVAVTMINSQQAGNQKLVNTYLTQIADTGKIMYHLAGVQKSFETSRQTGNEADFDTAIEQVDQSIASVNDIFSHVIVQNDEGELDVDSVTSATIKNYYTELTQYLNDLKDAIEGMKTGSTDMKAIEEASMKIMQQIGELEQTIYNVIDNQINTLDNLANIGRIIIIATTIICLILSLIIGLNRARAIVKPINEVNAILEEIANGKGDLSKRINVKSKDEIGELANHFNGFISKINELIKSIQKTADMLSDSSVHVLTMIENANGGSREITHNIESLSLSSESNAASVEEANAGIEEMAGSSEVISNESDDVSNNSNNVLNYVQNGVSELNGIVMENQELQNTTETAFETIQSLKNASGEIEEIVTIINSISEQTNLLALNAAIEAARAGENGRGFAVVAEEIRGLAEESKNSTEKIKSLISDIISKSNNAAEAIQKGHSNVDVIVDKTNEVSQHFDNILELMESNNEKIYNVTDSSRNQAKISLDLSQGLNEITLNIQETTDVIAHMQNALNDQVQSFNDVEEKMVALKSVAAQLKEQTGEFKTI; encoded by the coding sequence ATGCATTTAAAACTTAAAGGTAAAATATTATCTGGTTTTTTAATTGTATGCCTTTTTATCGTGATAGGTGGTACAGTAGCTGTAACTATGATCAACAGCCAACAAGCTGGCAATCAAAAGTTAGTCAATACATATCTCACTCAAATAGCTGATACAGGAAAAATTATGTATCATCTTGCGGGAGTTCAAAAATCCTTTGAGACTAGTAGACAAACAGGTAATGAAGCTGATTTTGACACAGCAATAGAGCAAGTCGATCAATCAATTGCCAGTGTTAACGATATTTTCAGTCATGTAATCGTACAGAATGATGAAGGTGAGTTAGATGTGGATAGTGTTACATCTGCTACTATAAAAAACTATTATACAGAACTTACCCAGTATCTAAACGACCTTAAAGATGCTATTGAAGGCATGAAAACTGGTAGTACTGATATGAAGGCAATAGAAGAAGCATCTATGAAGATAATGCAACAGATAGGAGAATTGGAGCAAACTATTTACAATGTGATAGACAATCAAATCAATACTCTGGATAATCTTGCGAATATAGGACGCATCATAATTATTGCTACAACTATTATCTGTCTTATTCTTTCACTTATAATAGGGTTAAACAGAGCTCGTGCAATAGTTAAACCAATCAATGAAGTGAACGCAATACTTGAAGAAATAGCGAATGGTAAAGGAGACCTATCTAAGCGAATAAATGTAAAATCAAAGGATGAGATAGGTGAATTAGCAAATCACTTTAATGGATTTATATCTAAGATTAATGAGTTGATTAAGAGTATCCAAAAGACGGCAGATATGTTATCAGACTCATCTGTACATGTGCTAACAATGATTGAGAATGCTAATGGAGGGTCAAGAGAGATTACGCATAACATTGAATCATTAAGCTTAAGTTCTGAATCTAATGCTGCTAGTGTTGAAGAAGCTAATGCAGGTATCGAAGAAATGGCTGGAAGCTCTGAAGTCATATCCAATGAATCTGATGATGTATCCAATAACAGCAATAATGTTTTGAATTATGTGCAAAACGGTGTTAGCGAACTAAACGGTATTGTTATGGAAAATCAAGAGTTACAAAATACTACAGAAACAGCATTTGAAACAATTCAATCTCTTAAAAATGCATCCGGTGAGATTGAAGAGATTGTTACAATAATCAATAGCATATCTGAACAGACTAATTTACTGGCACTCAACGCAGCGATAGAAGCTGCGCGAGCAGGAGAGAATGGACGAGGGTTTGCAGTAGTAGCTGAGGAAATTCGAGGTTTAGCTGAAGAAAGTAAAAATTCAACTGAAAAGATTAAATCCCTTATTAGTGATATTATTAGTAAGTCAAATAATGCAGCAGAAGCCATTCAAAAAGGGCATTCTAATGTTGACGTTATTGTAGATAAAACAAATGAAGTGAGTCAGCATTTTGATAATATCCTTGAATTAATGGAAAGTAATAATGAGAAAATATACAACGTTACCGATTCATCAAGAAATCAAGCTAAGATTTCATTAGATCTGTCTCAAGGTCTTAACGAAATAACCCTAAATATTCAGGAGACGACTGATGTAATTGCTCATATGCAAAATGCCCTTAACGATCAAGTCCAGTCATTTAATGATGTTGAAGAAAAAATGGTAGCATTAAAAAGTGTTGCAGCTCAGTTAAAAGAGCAAACAGGCGAATTTAAGACGATATAA
- a CDS encoding fluoroquinolone export ABC transporter permease subunit codes for MRLKGALQTDIKFQFKQGIYAIYVLVTVFYIVAVKALPTSIHKIIVPFIVFSDPSVVGFFFIGGVIMLEKAQGVLTYLTITPLRLSEYILSKIIAYTLLAEVAGFAITLLTYDGPVNWFLLFIGIFLTSIFFTLLGLLAASNCKTMNQYFLRMVPYMLFGIIPCFGMIPSSYTFLLHFFPGLTALELVYGAFHSLAIGKVIAYGIYTLLMDLLLYLITYKVFQRETSF; via the coding sequence ATGCGGTTAAAAGGAGCTTTACAAACAGATATTAAGTTCCAATTTAAACAAGGTATATACGCGATCTATGTTCTTGTTACGGTATTTTATATCGTAGCTGTAAAGGCTCTACCGACATCCATACATAAGATTATTGTTCCTTTTATTGTATTTTCTGATCCTTCAGTTGTAGGCTTTTTCTTTATTGGTGGGGTCATCATGTTAGAAAAAGCTCAAGGCGTACTGACATACTTAACCATTACCCCTTTAAGACTATCTGAGTATATTTTATCCAAAATTATAGCCTATACCCTACTCGCAGAAGTAGCTGGGTTTGCAATAACACTCCTGACCTATGATGGACCTGTTAACTGGTTTTTACTTTTTATTGGTATCTTTTTAACCTCTATCTTCTTTACTTTGTTAGGACTTTTAGCAGCTTCAAACTGTAAAACTATGAATCAGTACTTTTTACGTATGGTCCCTTATATGCTCTTTGGTATAATACCATGCTTTGGAATGATCCCTTCAAGCTATACTTTTTTACTTCACTTCTTTCCCGGTCTAACAGCTTTGGAATTAGTTTATGGTGCATTCCATTCATTAGCTATAGGTAAGGTCATTGCCTATGGGATTTATACATTACTCATGGATTTACTCTTATATCTTATTACCTATAAAGTATTTCAAAGAGAAACATCATTTTAG
- a CDS encoding sensor histidine kinase, translating to MIGISKKRKPRLIYKQIIKSHLILTVSTIAIIAISTWTIFYITLFHKVSESSNENLYFINNQMDNYFNQILGQLDKIAINPDLRRYLILEDQFSKNKDIYQPADISSLLDSYFYLEDAFTINLFTTTNIVKNPKILRYQNDYSLNEEAWFNGLIANEMDYFIYSSEPHYTKQSRNSLSIIYPVKNYAGDQTIGFIRVDIPHTSLENYIKRNVPAKLSLLITDYNNTVLFSTLDNMPLTDTIISQGSTFIDEVKINVNHESYLINKRRQSLSNLLIYTPVSLENEMSPIADLIVIMLPIIVILIALDIWMTYKTSYNLTAPINDLIRVMVDTESGNFTTYNQYHSDFIEINQLSHSYDAMMAEINRLVDTNYKNNLLRLESQLQAIQQKINPHFLFNTLETINGQAILENAPVVSKMTQTLGNLFRYNLRANDLVSLEDEIKYIQDYVYLIQLQGEKEIELYLNIHPATALFKLPKLTLQPLIENAIRHGFKNKRSGKITVKSLLINSGIEIIVEDNGQGIHPSAIKELETELLMDENNLQHFIDRHQHIGMRNVSARLCLSFDTSNCFTIESIPDKYTRITLTLPEKKEEMESS from the coding sequence ATGATTGGAATATCTAAAAAAAGAAAACCTCGATTAATCTACAAGCAAATAATAAAATCTCATTTAATACTCACTGTTTCAACCATAGCTATCATTGCCATCTCAACATGGACTATTTTTTATATAACCCTCTTTCATAAGGTTTCAGAATCAAGTAATGAAAACTTATATTTTATTAATAATCAAATGGATAACTACTTCAATCAAATTCTTGGTCAACTGGATAAAATAGCAATTAATCCTGATTTAAGGCGTTACCTTATTTTGGAAGATCAATTCTCTAAGAATAAAGATATTTATCAGCCAGCAGATATTTCATCTTTATTAGATTCCTATTTTTATTTAGAAGATGCCTTTACAATCAACTTATTTACGACAACCAATATAGTAAAAAACCCTAAAATATTGAGGTATCAGAATGATTATTCTCTTAATGAAGAAGCATGGTTTAATGGTCTAATCGCCAATGAAATGGACTATTTTATCTACTCATCCGAGCCTCATTACACTAAACAATCAAGAAACAGTCTTTCGATTATTTATCCCGTTAAAAACTACGCCGGTGATCAAACCATCGGTTTTATAAGAGTTGATATTCCTCATACTTCTCTTGAGAATTATATAAAAAGGAATGTCCCTGCTAAATTATCTTTATTAATCACTGATTATAATAACACCGTACTCTTTTCTACCTTAGATAACATGCCATTGACTGATACTATTATTAGTCAGGGAAGCACCTTTATTGATGAAGTTAAGATAAATGTCAATCACGAGAGTTATCTGATTAATAAGCGAAGGCAATCTTTATCCAACCTATTGATTTATACACCTGTTTCTCTGGAAAATGAAATGAGCCCTATTGCAGACCTTATTGTTATCATGTTACCTATTATCGTCATATTAATAGCTTTAGATATCTGGATGACCTATAAGACTTCTTATAACTTAACTGCACCTATTAATGACCTTATTCGAGTCATGGTAGATACAGAAAGCGGTAATTTTACAACCTACAATCAGTATCATTCTGATTTTATTGAAATTAACCAGTTATCCCATTCTTATGATGCTATGATGGCTGAGATTAATCGATTAGTTGATACGAACTATAAAAATAATTTATTACGATTAGAATCCCAGCTCCAGGCTATACAGCAAAAAATTAATCCTCATTTTCTTTTCAATACACTGGAAACGATTAATGGACAAGCTATTTTAGAAAATGCCCCTGTTGTTAGTAAGATGACACAGACACTTGGCAATCTATTTCGCTATAATTTAAGAGCCAATGATCTGGTTTCACTAGAAGATGAAATTAAATATATTCAAGATTATGTCTATCTCATACAACTTCAAGGTGAAAAGGAGATAGAACTGTATCTTAATATTCATCCTGCAACTGCCCTATTCAAGCTTCCCAAGCTTACATTGCAGCCGTTAATAGAGAATGCTATTCGTCATGGGTTTAAGAATAAGAGAAGTGGGAAGATTACTGTGAAATCTTTGCTAATTAATTCTGGTATAGAGATCATTGTTGAAGATAATGGTCAAGGTATACACCCCTCTGCAATAAAAGAATTAGAAACTGAACTCCTCATGGATGAGAATAACTTGCAACACTTCATTGATCGTCATCAGCACATAGGTATGCGAAATGTAAGTGCTCGTTTATGCCTTAGTTTTGATACATCTAATTGCTTCACGATTGAATCCATACCAGATAAATATACCCGTATTACACTAACATTACCTGAAAAGAAAGAAGAAATGGAGAGCTCATGA
- a CDS encoding response regulator transcription factor, producing MYNLLIIDDNPIIRKSLIARINNIRKDFHIIGEASNGKEAIKIINAESVDIIITDIRMPEMDGLTLLKKIRLVDENIQFIVISGYDNFEYTKQALIYNVVNYLLKPINDSELLNALQKAKSNILTIKKIQQQEEIIKELNYSQTFEKKSKEFVAFYNDRMNFHQLMELPFWYDYLNTYSSFQVVAIYSKLINRIEDCFKLQTMLEKSTTLKNTQIIYYDKSIAFAIIGYEYYSVEQLNTFLELFKHEDYEHAYRLSISEIVNQPLMIKKIIGSSIHQLHYHLIKPTTQVIYYQEFEEDIETLNTMHPMLDQLRLTLNLGLYEESISHYKSILKKCLDSTDTIKLLIFFQRSLIHHMSEIVIEKRIKEKIIPEYLYRRYALLHYSQLSEWSEQMLKIIQSLSLEIQKKKASVNHQSIIQYINIHYNKSLSLSELGQIFDMNANYIGQLIKKETGLTFKNYLHQFRINQAKKMLVSEPDKKLEKVSYELGYRDLQYFSNTFKKLTGMSPSQYRKEN from the coding sequence ATGTATAACTTATTGATAATTGATGATAACCCCATTATACGTAAAAGCTTAATAGCACGCATTAACAATATCCGTAAGGATTTTCATATTATCGGTGAAGCTTCAAACGGGAAAGAAGCCATAAAAATTATCAATGCCGAATCTGTGGACATAATTATTACAGATATAAGAATGCCTGAAATGGATGGATTAACCCTCTTAAAAAAAATACGTCTTGTTGATGAAAACATCCAATTTATTGTTATATCTGGGTACGATAATTTTGAATATACAAAGCAGGCTCTTATTTATAATGTGGTCAATTACCTATTGAAACCAATCAATGATTCAGAATTATTAAATGCTTTACAAAAAGCTAAATCAAATATCTTAACCATTAAAAAGATTCAACAACAAGAAGAGATAATTAAAGAGCTTAATTATTCACAAACCTTTGAGAAAAAGAGTAAAGAATTTGTTGCCTTCTATAATGATCGAATGAACTTTCACCAACTTATGGAACTACCCTTTTGGTATGATTATCTGAATACTTATTCTTCATTCCAAGTCGTAGCAATTTATTCAAAGCTAATTAATCGTATCGAGGATTGCTTTAAATTACAGACTATGCTCGAGAAATCAACGACATTAAAAAATACTCAGATCATTTATTATGATAAATCCATCGCCTTCGCTATCATTGGTTACGAATATTATAGTGTAGAACAGCTAAACACTTTTCTAGAACTATTTAAGCATGAAGATTACGAGCACGCTTACAGGTTAAGTATTTCTGAAATTGTTAATCAACCGCTTATGATCAAGAAGATTATTGGATCAAGTATACATCAGTTACACTACCACCTCATTAAACCAACAACACAGGTAATTTACTATCAAGAATTTGAAGAAGATATTGAAACTCTCAATACTATGCATCCTATGTTGGATCAACTCCGTTTGACTCTCAATTTAGGATTGTATGAAGAATCCATTAGTCATTATAAATCAATACTGAAAAAATGTCTTGATAGCACCGATACAATAAAATTACTCATATTTTTTCAACGCTCACTAATCCACCATATGTCGGAAATAGTCATTGAGAAAAGAATTAAAGAAAAGATTATTCCAGAATATTTATATAGACGTTATGCGTTACTCCACTATAGTCAATTATCTGAGTGGAGTGAGCAGATGTTAAAGATTATACAATCCCTAAGCCTTGAAATTCAAAAAAAGAAGGCATCAGTCAATCATCAAAGTATCATTCAATATATCAACATACACTATAATAAGTCTCTATCACTTTCTGAATTAGGACAAATTTTTGATATGAATGCAAATTATATCGGTCAGTTAATAAAAAAAGAAACAGGCTTAACCTTTAAAAACTATTTACACCAATTTCGAATTAATCAAGCTAAAAAAATGTTGGTTAGTGAACCTGATAAGAAACTTGAAAAAGTTAGTTACGAGTTAGGATATAGAGACCTCCAATACTTCTCCAACACTTTTAAAAAATTGACTGGTATGTCCCCAAGTCAATACCGTAAGGAAAATTAA
- a CDS encoding ABC transporter ATP-binding protein has product MIHVNQLNFTYPKSGKHAVKDVSFHINKGEIFGFLGPSGAGKTTTQRIIIGLLRNYGGSVKVFNSERSTMGKDFFEKIGIAFDFPNLYEKLTAWENLKLISSYYQKQPENLLDLFERVDLTASKDQKVESYSKGMKMRLNFIRAIMHDPDILFFDEPTSGLDPMNAKIIKDTIVEMKEKGKTIFLTTHNMTVADQLCDRVAFIVDGKIPVIDSPKDLKIKYGSSTVQLEYFDGSHVQSLNFPLEQIGTHADFHQKIKKYSVRTIHSQEATLEDIFIQVTGKELV; this is encoded by the coding sequence ATGATTCACGTCAATCAATTGAACTTTACTTATCCTAAATCGGGTAAGCATGCTGTAAAGGATGTTAGCTTCCATATCAACAAAGGTGAAATCTTTGGTTTCTTGGGTCCCAGTGGTGCTGGTAAGACAACAACACAACGTATTATCATTGGGCTTTTAAGAAACTATGGAGGAAGTGTTAAAGTTTTTAATTCCGAACGAAGCACCATGGGTAAAGACTTTTTTGAAAAGATTGGAATAGCTTTTGACTTTCCTAATCTTTATGAAAAGTTAACTGCATGGGAGAATCTAAAGCTAATAAGCAGTTATTATCAAAAGCAACCAGAAAATCTCTTGGATCTATTTGAAAGAGTTGATTTAACTGCTTCTAAAGATCAGAAGGTAGAAAGTTATTCCAAAGGTATGAAAATGCGTTTAAACTTCATACGGGCCATCATGCACGATCCTGATATACTATTCTTCGATGAACCCACATCTGGTTTAGATCCTATGAACGCTAAGATTATTAAAGACACTATCGTTGAGATGAAAGAGAAGGGTAAGACCATCTTTCTTACAACTCATAATATGACTGTTGCTGATCAACTTTGTGACCGAGTTGCTTTTATTGTTGATGGAAAAATCCCTGTCATAGATAGCCCTAAAGACCTTAAGATTAAATACGGGTCGTCTACCGTTCAATTAGAATACTTTGATGGCAGCCATGTTCAATCTTTAAATTTTCCTTTGGAGCAAATTGGCACTCATGCTGACTTTCATCAAAAGATTAAAAAGTATTCAGTAAGGACTATTCATAGCCAAGAGGCAACTTTAGAAGATATCTTCATTCAAGTAACAGGCAAGGAGTTGGTCTAG
- a CDS encoding TetR/AcrR family transcriptional regulator: MQYKKEEVRNAILEQAENEFLEKGFEKASIRSIAKSAGTTIGNFYNYFSSKEAIFDALVEAEYTKFVYFINHHNDIERPDYLWDSLDLDLCRKVLRDLINDFLPMFTDRLLLLVECSKGTKYENARELLHGYIKEHFIEHMEEHNSNYMMKTSFPSLVARQFLDGIVIILKDYKDMDERRNLIAEHILFYFIGTMGLLGHHN, from the coding sequence ATGCAATATAAGAAAGAAGAAGTTCGTAATGCCATCCTAGAACAAGCCGAAAATGAATTTCTTGAAAAAGGTTTTGAAAAGGCTTCTATACGCAGTATCGCTAAATCTGCAGGTACAACTATTGGGAATTTTTATAACTATTTTTCTAGTAAGGAAGCTATATTCGACGCATTAGTTGAAGCTGAATATACTAAATTTGTATATTTTATTAATCATCATAATGACATTGAGCGACCTGATTATTTATGGGATTCCCTTGACCTTGATTTATGTAGAAAAGTATTAAGGGATCTGATTAATGATTTTCTGCCTATGTTTACTGATCGTCTATTACTTCTTGTTGAATGTAGTAAGGGAACCAAATACGAAAATGCTAGAGAGTTGTTACATGGTTATATTAAAGAGCACTTTATTGAGCATATGGAAGAACATAACTCTAATTACATGATGAAGACTTCTTTTCCATCTTTAGTTGCTCGTCAATTCTTGGATGGTATTGTTATTATACTAAAAGATTATAAAGATATGGATGAAAGAAGAAACTTAATAGCTGAACATATTTTATTTTACTTTATCGGTACCATGGGTTTATTAGGTCATCATAATTAA